One window of Mus caroli chromosome 11, CAROLI_EIJ_v1.1, whole genome shotgun sequence genomic DNA carries:
- the LOC110305955 gene encoding 40S ribosomal protein S16-like isoform X1 encodes MPSKGLLQSVQVFGCKKTATAVAHCKRGNGLIKLLEPVLLLGKERFAGVDIRVRVKGGGHVAQIYAISKVLVAYYQKYMDEASKKEIKDILIQYDPTLLVADPHLCESKKFGGPGARARYQKSY; translated from the exons ATGCCGTCCAAGGGTCTGCTGCAGTCTGTGCAGGTGTTTGGATgcaagaagacagctacagctgTGGCCCACTGCAAACGAGGAAATGGGCTCATCAAG TTACTGGAGCCTGTTTTGCTTCTGGGCAAGGAGCGATTTGCTGGTGTGGATATCAGGGTCCGTGTGAAGGGTGGTGGCCATGTGGCCCAAATTTATGCAATCTCAAAGGTCCTGGTGGCTTATTACCAAAAATATATGGATGAAGCCTCTAAGAAGGAGATCAAAGATATTCTCATCCAGTACGATCCGACCCTGCTTGTAGCTGACCCTCATCTCTGTGAATCCAAAAAATTTGGAGGTCCTGGTGCCCGTGCCCGATACCAGAAATCCTACTGA
- the LOC110305955 gene encoding 40S ribosomal protein S16-like isoform X2: protein MPSKGLLQSVQVFGCKKTATAVAHCKRGNGLIKVNGHPLEMIELCTMQYKLLEPVLLLGKERFAGVDIRVRVKGGGHVAQIYAISKVLVAYYQKYMDEASKKEIKDILIQYDPTLLVADPHLCESKKFGGPGARARYQKSY from the coding sequence ATGCCGTCCAAGGGTCTGCTGCAGTCTGTGCAGGTGTTTGGATgcaagaagacagctacagctgTGGCCCACTGCAAACGAGGAAATGGGCTCATCAAGGTGAATGGACATCCACTGGAGATGATCGAGCTGTGCACGATGCAGTACAAGTTACTGGAGCCTGTTTTGCTTCTGGGCAAGGAGCGATTTGCTGGTGTGGATATCAGGGTCCGTGTGAAGGGTGGTGGCCATGTGGCCCAAATTTATGCAATCTCAAAGGTCCTGGTGGCTTATTACCAAAAATATATGGATGAAGCCTCTAAGAAGGAGATCAAAGATATTCTCATCCAGTACGATCCGACCCTGCTTGTAGCTGACCCTCATCTCTGTGAATCCAAAAAATTTGGAGGTCCTGGTGCCCGTGCCCGATACCAGAAATCCTACTGA